From Ramlibacter tataouinensis, the proteins below share one genomic window:
- a CDS encoding GNAT family N-acetyltransferase codes for MDAAHKADATQIVIRSAEPEDAAAIAALLGQEGVAEGLLQVPLSPNATRIEFHQKLEPQGCRLVAVAGSEIVGMAGLHMAGASLRRLHVRSLGLGVATAWQGRGVGRLLLTQLVDWADNWGQVLRIELHVHADNARAQALYRSLGFVEEGRHKGYALRQGRYIDSLSMARLHPNPPVIAG; via the coding sequence ATGGACGCCGCCCACAAGGCCGACGCCACCCAGATCGTGATCCGCAGCGCCGAGCCCGAGGACGCCGCCGCCATCGCCGCCCTGCTCGGGCAGGAAGGCGTCGCGGAAGGCCTGCTGCAGGTTCCGCTGTCCCCCAACGCCACGCGGATCGAATTCCACCAGAAGCTGGAACCGCAAGGCTGCCGCCTCGTCGCGGTGGCGGGCAGCGAGATCGTCGGCATGGCGGGCCTGCACATGGCCGGGGCCTCGCTGAGGCGCCTGCACGTGCGCTCGCTGGGACTGGGTGTCGCGACGGCCTGGCAAGGCCGCGGGGTGGGACGCCTGCTGCTCACGCAACTGGTGGACTGGGCCGACAACTGGGGCCAGGTGCTGCGCATCGAACTGCACGTGCACGCCGACAACGCGCGGGCGCAGGCGCTGTACCGCTCGCTCGGCTTCGTCGAGGAAGGCCGGCACAAGGGCTACGCGCTGCGCCAGGGGCGCTACATCGACAGCCTGTCGATGGCGCGGCTGCACCCGAATCCGCCGGTCATCGCGGGCTGA
- a CDS encoding TM2 domain-containing protein yields MKSKTLAAWLAFLGGPLGLHRFYLHGFRDLIGWLLPLPTLLGFYGIARLQAYGQDDLWSWILIPLLGLTIAGCSLAAIVYGLMTRERWNACFNHAAAQDHAAGATSWSTIAAIVASLMVGTGVLMATLAFSFQHYFEYQVEEGRRISQ; encoded by the coding sequence ATGAAGAGCAAGACCCTCGCGGCCTGGCTGGCCTTCCTGGGCGGCCCGCTGGGCCTGCACCGCTTTTACCTGCACGGCTTTCGCGATCTCATCGGCTGGCTGCTGCCCCTGCCCACTTTGCTCGGCTTCTACGGCATCGCGCGCCTGCAGGCCTACGGGCAGGACGACCTCTGGAGCTGGATCCTGATCCCTTTACTGGGCCTCACGATCGCCGGCTGCTCACTGGCCGCCATCGTCTACGGCCTCATGACCCGCGAACGCTGGAACGCCTGCTTCAACCACGCCGCCGCGCAGGACCATGCGGCCGGGGCGACCAGCTGGTCCACCATCGCCGCCATCGTGGCATCGCTGATGGTGGGCACGGGCGTGCTGATGGCCACCTTGGCCTTCAGCTTCCAGCACTACTTCGAGTACCAGGTCGAGGAAGGGCGCCGGATCAGCCAGTAG
- a CDS encoding GNAT family N-acetyltransferase, whose protein sequence is MSTIRPSRDADVAAITAIYSHHVLHGTGTFETTPPTEADMASRRADVLSRGLPYLVAQDDAGQVLGFAYCQWFKPRPAYRYSAEDSIYLHPDAAGRGLGKQLLGELERQAQAAGVRKLIAVIGDSANAGSVGVHRALGFADAGVIKSCGWKFDRWLDIVLMDKAIGEGDTTTPE, encoded by the coding sequence ATGAGCACCATCCGCCCCAGCCGCGACGCCGACGTCGCCGCCATCACGGCCATCTACAGCCACCACGTGCTCCATGGCACTGGCACCTTCGAGACCACGCCCCCCACCGAAGCCGACATGGCCTCGCGCCGCGCCGATGTGCTGTCCAGGGGCCTGCCCTACCTGGTGGCGCAGGACGATGCCGGCCAGGTGCTCGGTTTCGCCTACTGCCAGTGGTTCAAGCCGCGCCCGGCCTACCGCTACTCCGCCGAGGACTCGATCTACCTGCACCCGGACGCCGCCGGCCGCGGCCTGGGCAAGCAGCTGCTGGGAGAGCTGGAGCGCCAGGCGCAGGCCGCCGGGGTCCGCAAGCTCATCGCCGTCATCGGCGATTCGGCCAACGCCGGCTCGGTCGGCGTGCACCGCGCCCTGGGCTTTGCCGACGCGGGCGTGATCAAGTCCTGCGGCTGGAAATTCGACCGCTGGCTGGACATCGTGCTGATGGACAAGGCGATCGGCGAAGGCGACACGACAACCCCCGAATGA
- the rpsP gene encoding 30S ribosomal protein S16 — MVVIRLSRGGAKARPFFNIVVADKRTRRDGRFIERLGFYNPIAKGGEEGLRVAQDRLTYWKSVGAQASPTVERLLKQAAAKTAA; from the coding sequence ATGGTCGTGATTCGACTCTCCCGCGGCGGCGCCAAGGCGCGTCCGTTCTTCAACATCGTCGTTGCCGACAAGCGCACCCGCCGTGACGGCCGCTTCATCGAGCGCCTGGGCTTCTACAACCCGATCGCCAAGGGCGGCGAAGAGGGCCTGCGTGTCGCCCAGGATCGCCTGACCTACTGGAAGAGCGTCGGCGCCCAAGCCTCCCCGACGGTGGAGCGCCTCCTCAAGCAAGCCGCCGCCAAGACCGCGGCCTGA